GCGCCGTCGGCGCGAGTTCGGCAGTTTTTCCCCAGGTTTTTGCGAGGAGCCCTCCCACAGCGCGCTCTTCGAGCGCGCGAGGAAGGGCGACGAAGTAAAAAGTGGTCTCAGAACGGCGCTTCGGGGCCTTCGTCGTCGTCGGTGACGTCGCCGCCACGCGATTCCCCGGGGAAGGAGGGGCTCATGCCGTCGCTGCCGCCGGCCATGCCTTCCTGCTGTTCCATCCCGGTTCGGGCGACGACTTCGGTGATCTCGGGGATCTCCTTGGTCATGCGGGTCTTGATCGCCTGGATCGTCATCGGGGAGATGCCACAACCCGAGCAGGCACCGCCCAGACGGATGGTGACGCTGCCCTCTTCGCGGTCGATCTCTTCGATAGCGGCGCTACCGCCGTGCATCTGGATCTGCGGGAAGTTCCGGCGCAGGAAGTTCGTGATGCGCTCGCGAAGGTCGTCTCCGTCCTCAGTCTCTGTGCTCATAGTGGATCTAGGTCCGGCCCCGGGAG
Above is a window of Haloarcula halophila DNA encoding:
- a CDS encoding NifU family protein; translated protein: MSTETEDGDDLRERITNFLRRNFPQIQMHGGSAAIEEIDREEGSVTIRLGGACSGCGISPMTIQAIKTRMTKEIPEITEVVARTGMEQQEGMAGGSDGMSPSFPGESRGGDVTDDDEGPEAPF